In a single window of the Acipenser ruthenus chromosome 8, fAciRut3.2 maternal haplotype, whole genome shotgun sequence genome:
- the LOC117407046 gene encoding NEDD4-binding protein 2-like 1 has protein sequence MGGDFVEAFSNMNLQQNRRCRRGRRRERPNKLYILRGLPGSGKSNLAREIKNQFGSAEILSTDDYFINEDGEYIFQGYLVKQAHAWNINRARSAMEEGLSPVIIDNTNIHLWEMKPYVSMALEYDYQVIFREPETSWKWNVNKLHRKTGNGVPEVTIQRMLDDFKDVSNIHDVLNSEMPRRYYPGEDYWR, from the exons ATGGGGGGCGATTTTGTTGAAGCATTTTCAAATATGAATTTGCAACAGAATCGCAGATGCAGACGCGGTCGCCGGCGAGAAAGACCCAATAAACTCTATATTCTAAGAGGTCTTCCCGGATCAGGAAAATCCAATTTAGCAAG GGAAATAAAAAATCAGTTTGGCTCTGCAGAAATATTAAGTACAGATGACTATTTCATAAATGAAGATGGAGAGTATATATTCCAAGGATATTTAGTGAAACAAGCACATGCATGGAACATAAACAGAG CAAGAAGTGCAATGGAAGAAGGACTGTCTCCGGTTATCATTGACAATACCAACATCCATTTGTGGGAAATGAAACCATACGTATCCATG GCTCTTGAATATGACTATCAAGTTATTTTCAGAGAACCAGAAACAAGCTGGAAATGGAAtgttaataaattgcacag aaaaactgGAAATGGGGTCCCGGAAGTTACAATCCAGAGAATGCTGGATGATTTTAAAGATGTGTCAAATATACACGACGTGTTAAATTCCGAAATGCCTCGGAGATATTACCCAGGAGAAGACTACTGGAGGTAG
- the LOC117406170 gene encoding NEDD4-binding protein 2-like 1, with the protein MGDDFVEAFSNMNLQQNRRRRRRHGRRRERPNKLFILRGLPGSGKSHLAREIKNQFGSAEILSTDDYFINEDGEYIFQGYLVKQAHAWNINRARSAMEEGLSPVIIDNTNIHLWEMKPYVSMALEYDYQVIFREPETSWKWNVNKLHRKTRNGVPYKTIERMLDEFEEVSNIHDVINSEMPRRYKPGEVY; encoded by the exons ATGGGGGACGATTTTGTTGAAGCATTTTCAAATATGAATTTGCAACAGAATCGCAGACGCAGACGCAGACACGGTCGCCGGCGAGAAAGACCCAATAAGCTCTTTATTCTAAGAGGTCTTCCCGGATCAGGAAAATCCCATTTAGCAAG GGAAATAAAAAATCAGTTTGGCTCTGCAGAAATATTAAGTACAGATGACTATTTCATAAATGAAGATGGAGAGTATATATTCCAAGGATATTTAGTGAAACAAGCACATGCATGGAACATAAACAGAG CAAGAAGTGCAATGGAAGAAGGACTGTCTCCGGTTATCATTGACAATACCAACATCCATTTGTGGGAAATGAAACCATACGTATCCATG GCTCTTGAATATGACTATCAAGTTATTTTCAGAGAACCAGAAACAAGCTGGAAATGGAAtgttaataaattgcacag gaaaACTAGAAATGGGGTCCCTTATAAGACAATCGAAAGAATGCTGGATGAATTTGAAGAGGTGTCAAATATACACGACGTGATAAATTCCGAAATGCCTCGGAGATATAAACCAGGAGAAGTCTACTAG
- the LOC131737833 gene encoding NEDD4-binding protein 2-like 1, giving the protein MSRSNLIMLIFYWEGNEDGDYIFQGYLLKQAHEWNRDRARSAMEEGLSPVIIDNTNIHLWEMKPYVSMALEYDYQVIFRKPETSWKWNVNKLHRKTRNGVPYKTIERMLDDFEEVSNIHNVINS; this is encoded by the exons ATGTCTCGAAGTAATTTAATTATGCTAATATTTTATTGGGAGGGAAATGAAGATGGAGATTATATATTCCAAGGATATTTACTGAAACAAGCACATGAATGGAACAGAGACAGAG CAAGAAGTGCAATGGAAGAAGGACTGTCTCCGGTTATCATTGACAATACCAACATCCATTTGTGGGAAATGAAACCATACGTATCCATG GCTCTTGAATATGACTATCAAGTTATTTTCAGAAAACCAGAAACAAGCTGGAAATGGAAtgttaataaattgcacag gaAAACTAGAAATGGGGTCCCTTATAAGACAATCGAAAGAATGCTGGATGATTTTGAAGAGGTGTCAAATATACACAACGTGATAAATTCATGA